One Solanum lycopersicum chromosome 2, SLM_r2.1 genomic region harbors:
- the LOC101265894 gene encoding putative cyclin-D6-1 isoform X2: MEFDLQNPLTGFEEYHFDAVSALFANESDHMPSFLDFKSTDVRFSLRRHSVFLISQVQSSYKFDGYIAYLAVNYIDRFLSKQAVLENKPWIVRILVIVSLSLAAKMRNVDLSLSDIQRDVGLNFDARSIHRMESLILDTLKWRLRSITPFSFLHFFNSFLKLGDSSLTRSLKQRASDIIFSTQYEIKLFVYKPSIIAASALLRAAEELIPLQYSSCLAAISENQYSNKELMNALAVMREMPIEGREYCSKLTPKSVLECEHTSSQCETQDKDNIKKRRLSDIRDDQTFQISQVQWC, translated from the exons ATGGAATTCGATCTACAGAATCCATTGACGGGCTTCGAAGAATACCATTTCGACGCCGTTTCAGCTCTCTTTGCCAACGAGTCCGATCACATGCCGTCGTTTCTCGACTTCAAATCCACCGATGTGCGCTTTTCCCTTCGCCGCCATTCTGTTTTCCTTATTTCTCAA GTACAAAGTTCTTACAAATTTGATGGCTATATTGCATACCTCGCCGTCAATTACATTGATCGTTTTCTCTCCAAACAAGCAGTTCTG GAGAATAAGCCATGGATTGTACGGATTCTCGTCATTGTTAGCCTTTCTCTTGCCGCAAAAATGAGGAACGTCGATTTATCACTGTCGGATATTCAG AGAGACGTAGGTTTAAATTTTGACGCTCGATCGATTCACCGCATGGAATCGCTGATTCTCGATACTCTCAAGTGGAGGCTAAGATCCATCACGCCTTTCTcgtttctgcatttcttcaacTCGTTTTTAAAACTCGGCGACTCGTCTCTGACTCGATCTCTTAAACAACGAGCTTCAGATATCATCTTCAGTACTCAATACG AAATTAAGCTTTTTGTGTACAAACCGTCAATAATAGCAGCATCGGCGCTTCTACGTGCAGCTGAGGAGTTGATTCCCTTGCAATATTCTTCTTGCTTAGCTGCAATTTCAGAAAACCAATACTCAAATAAA GAACTTATGAATGCTTTGGCTGTAATGCGGGAAATGCCGATAGAAGGGAGGGAGTACTGTAGTAAGTTGACGCCAAAAAGTGTTCTGGAGTGTGAACATACAAGCTCTCAATGCGAGACTCAGGATAAGGACAATATCAAAAAGCGGAGATTGAGCGATATAAGGGATGATCAAACGTTCCAGATTTCTCAGGTTCAGTGGTGCTAA
- the LOC101248446 gene encoding protein PAL OF QUIRKY: protein MSGSIHAPPEFDSGNGDSVASTPRSEHHHHHMYDDTTATQPRARFMCSFGGKIVLRPHDNQLRYVGGDTRIVAVNRHTTFAALLGKLSKLIGYPNINIKYQLPNEELDALITVTTDEDLENMMEEYDRLTQNQKSARLRLFLFPNDSGSRASTISSILDGSSKREQWFVDALNGGAGPGLERGRSEVSSIVSEVPDYLFGLDNSDDPPRESKFVKNKIISEPGSPAPPIVSSPYCSISSSSMTPTAAMTVMPDLPPVKTKLDKPNPTAESRETPVASATETGERTVQQQQQSYPSSPLWHYPAPPVQTIPVYYVPGSVQPGNIPVQPITLRAPYIHPFPVPPNQLPVGYPPASSMGQVYSGLRPVMSVDPNELRVVTEGMNYYAVRNSGVVPGYGGPVSEEMQGSGGDGMSGRVSQ from the coding sequence ATGAGTGGGTCTATTCACGCGCCGCCAGAGTTCGACTCCGGCAACGGCGATTCAGTAGCCTCCACACCTCGCTCGGagcaccaccaccaccacatgTATGATGACACCACCGCTACACAGCCACGTGCCCGTTTCATGTGCAGCTTCGGTGGCAAAATTGTGCTCAGGCCACACGACAATCAACTTCGTTACGTCGGCGGCGATACTCGAATTGTTGCGGTGAACCGCCACACTACCTTCGCAGCTCTCCTTGGAAAACTCTCCAAACTCATCGGATATCCAAACATTAACATCAAGTACCAGCTTCCTAACGAGGAACTGGATGCTTTGATAACCGTCACAACCGATGAAGATTTGGAGAATATGATGGAAGAGTACGATCGGCTTACGCAGAATCAGAAATCGGCTCGGCTTCGTCTCTTCCTTTTCCCTAACGATTCTGGTTCCAGAGCCAGCACTATCAGCTCCATCCTCGACGGCTCATCTAAGCGAGAGCAATGGTTTGTTGACGCTCTCAATGGTGGCGCCGGTCCGGGTCTGGAGCGTGGGCGATCCGAAGTATCGTCTATTGTTTCTGAAGTTCCGGATTACTTGTTCGGGCTGGACAATTCCGATGACCCGCCCCGCGAATCGAAATTCGTGAAGAACAAGATAATTTCGGAGCCGGGCTCACCCGCTCCACCCATTGTTTCTTCTCCTTATTGCTCtatttcatcatcatcaatgaCACCTACAGCAGCTATGACAGTGATGCCGGATCTTCCACCGGTTAAAACAAAGCTCGATAAACCAAATCCGACAGCTGAATCCAGAGAAACACCGGTTGCGAGTGCGACTGAAACCGGTGAAAGGACGGTTCAACAGCAACAACAGAGTTATCCAAGTAGTCCACTATGGCATTACCCAGCACCACCGGTGCAAACCATACCCGTTTACTATGTCCCTGGTTCGGTTCAGCCAGGAAATATCCCGGTTCAACCCATTACATTAAGGGCTCCATATATTCATCCTTTTCCAGTTCCTCCGAATCAATTACCCGTCGGGTATCCACCCGCTTCAAGTATGGGCCAAGTATATAGTGGATTGAGGCCGGTAATGAGTGTTGACCCGAATGAATTAAGAGTTGTTACTGAAGGAATGAATTACTATGCAGTTAGGAATTCAGGAGTTGTTCCGGGTTACGGAGGTCCAGTTAGCGAAGAAATGCAGGGATCCGGAGGTGATGGAATGTCGGGTCGGGTCTCCCAATGA
- the LOC101248938 gene encoding equilibrative nucleotide transporter 3-like, translating to MANAISSRRPSPTRLEGKFMGIFVCWILGFGSFVSWNSLLSIGDYYYALFPDYHPSRVLTLVYQPFALGTMAILAYNEAKVDTRKRILAGYVLFTLSTVALIVLDLATSGRGGIGNYIGICFIVGCFGVANAHVQGGMVGDIAFMCPEFMQSFFGGLAASGALTSGLRLITKAAFGNSNNGLRKGVMLFLAISAFFEFLCILLYSFVFPKLPIVKHYRSKAAAEGSTTVAADLAAAGIGIQPMEKANNDAKQSERLTTKQLLLQNIDYVLNLYLIYVLTLSIFPGFLYENTGTHQLGSWYPLVLIAMYNVWDLIGRYVPLIKKIELQSRKGLIIATLSRFSFIPCFYFTAKYGDQGWMIFLVSFLGLTNGYLTVCVMTAAPKGYKGPEANALGNLLVLFLLAGIFSGVALDWLWIFGNGKF from the exons ATGGCTAATGCTATTTCAAGTAGAAGGCCAAGTCCTACAAGGCTTGAG GGGAAATTTATGGGTATTTTTGTTTGTTGGATTTTGGGATTTGGGTCATTTGTTTCTTGGAACAGTTTATTGAGCATAGGAGATTACTATTATGCGTTGTTTCCG GATTATCATCCTTCAAGGGTACTCACACTAGTGTATCAGCCATTTGCACTTGGAACAATGGCAATTCTTGCGTATAATGAGGCAAAAGTTGATACAAGAAAGCGTATCTTAGCTGGATATGTACTGTTTACCTTAAGTACAGTCGCACTTATAGTG TTGGATCTTGCAACTTCCGGTAGGGGTGGGATAGGAAATTATATTGGTATATGTTTCATAGTAGGATGTTTTGGAGTTGCAAATGCTCATGTTCAAGGTGGAATGGTTGGAGATATAGCTTTCATGTGCCCCGAGTTTATGCAA TCGTTTTTTGGTGGTCTTGCTGCATCTGGTGCACTTACCTCTGGTTTAAGGCTAATAACCAAAGCAGCTTTTGGAAACAGTAACAATGGCCTTCGCAAAGGAGTTA TGTTGTTCCTTGCTATCTCCGCGTTCTTTGAATTCCTATGCATCCTTCTATATTCATTCGTATTCCCTAAGCTACCAATTGTGAAGCACTACCGTTCAAAGGCAGCTGCAGAAGGATCAACAACTGTTGCAGCTGACTTGGCTGCTGCAGGCATTGGAATTCAACCAATGGAAAAA GCTAACAACGATGCTAAGCAATCAGAACGTCTGACCACCAAACAATTGCTTCTCCAGAACATTGATTATGTATTGAACTTGTACTTGATTTATGTCCTCACTTTATCTATTTTCCCTGGATTCTTGTATGAAAACACTGGTACTCACCAATTGGGATCATG GTACCCTCTAGTTCTGATAGCAATGTACAATGTTTGGGATCTGATAGGAAGATACGTTCCACTGATTAAGAAAATCGAGCTTCAATCACGCAAGGGCCTCATCATTGCAACCCTCTCTCGTTTCTCGTTTATCCCTTGCTTCTATTTCACTGCAAAATATGGTGATCAAGGCTGGATGATATTTCTCGTATCCTTCTTGGGACTCACAAATGGTTACCTCACTGTTTGTGTCATGACAGCTGCACCTAAAGGATACAAG GGTCCTGAGGCAAATGCATTGGGTAACTTGCTAGTGTTATTCCTACTAGCTGGTATATTTTCCGGTGTTGCCTTGGATTGGTTGTGGATTTTTGGTAACGGAAAATTCTGA
- the LOC101265894 gene encoding putative cyclin-D6-1 isoform X1, translating to MEFDLQNPLTGFEEYHFDAVSALFANESDHMPSFLDFKSTDVRFSLRRHSVFLISQVQSSYKFDGYIAYLAVNYIDRFLSKQAVLENKPWIVRILVIVSLSLAAKMRNVDLSLSDIQRDVGLNFDARSIHRMESLILDTLKWRLRSITPFSFLHFFNSFLKLGDSSLTRSLKQRASDIIFSTQYEIKLFVYKPSIIAASALLRAAEELIPLQYSSCLAAISENQYSNKEELMNALAVMREMPIEGREYCSKLTPKSVLECEHTSSQCETQDKDNIKKRRLSDIRDDQTFQISQVQWC from the exons ATGGAATTCGATCTACAGAATCCATTGACGGGCTTCGAAGAATACCATTTCGACGCCGTTTCAGCTCTCTTTGCCAACGAGTCCGATCACATGCCGTCGTTTCTCGACTTCAAATCCACCGATGTGCGCTTTTCCCTTCGCCGCCATTCTGTTTTCCTTATTTCTCAA GTACAAAGTTCTTACAAATTTGATGGCTATATTGCATACCTCGCCGTCAATTACATTGATCGTTTTCTCTCCAAACAAGCAGTTCTG GAGAATAAGCCATGGATTGTACGGATTCTCGTCATTGTTAGCCTTTCTCTTGCCGCAAAAATGAGGAACGTCGATTTATCACTGTCGGATATTCAG AGAGACGTAGGTTTAAATTTTGACGCTCGATCGATTCACCGCATGGAATCGCTGATTCTCGATACTCTCAAGTGGAGGCTAAGATCCATCACGCCTTTCTcgtttctgcatttcttcaacTCGTTTTTAAAACTCGGCGACTCGTCTCTGACTCGATCTCTTAAACAACGAGCTTCAGATATCATCTTCAGTACTCAATACG AAATTAAGCTTTTTGTGTACAAACCGTCAATAATAGCAGCATCGGCGCTTCTACGTGCAGCTGAGGAGTTGATTCCCTTGCAATATTCTTCTTGCTTAGCTGCAATTTCAGAAAACCAATACTCAAATAAA GAGGAACTTATGAATGCTTTGGCTGTAATGCGGGAAATGCCGATAGAAGGGAGGGAGTACTGTAGTAAGTTGACGCCAAAAAGTGTTCTGGAGTGTGAACATACAAGCTCTCAATGCGAGACTCAGGATAAGGACAATATCAAAAAGCGGAGATTGAGCGATATAAGGGATGATCAAACGTTCCAGATTTCTCAGGTTCAGTGGTGCTAA